The following proteins are encoded in a genomic region of Dialister hominis:
- a CDS encoding SLC13 family permease, with protein MDPAIITLCVLAVAAFLFVTELIPLAVTAMAACTMLGILGVLPAKQVYAGLSNSTVVLFGGMFVIGAAMFKTGLAEAIGIAVVKKAGTGEIRLMGAIMLVTIILSSVSSNTGTVACLMPVIVGICQAAKIPASKELMPLAIAANVGGTITMIGTPPNVIVTGALSAAGLPTFGFFEFAYIGIPLSAIIFFWTLFVGRHFLPDKSAGAMDEEAVKAAKEEAGAGDDNAPKSKTKMWISGLILIGVVLAMALELPTLPLQTAAVTGAILCVITGCLKEKEAYAGIDWVTIFLFAGMLSVATAMEKTGAGKLIADTVVNMMGDNPNPYVLTAVLFLISNVLTQFMSNTASAALLAPIGISIAQSIGCDPKPVLMALGIAASMAFATPMATPPNTLVLGPGGFSFNDYVKVGVPMCLISWIACVIIIPIFWPFH; from the coding sequence ATGGATCCAGCTATTATCACACTGTGCGTGCTGGCAGTCGCTGCTTTCCTGTTTGTTACCGAACTGATTCCGCTGGCTGTTACCGCAATGGCAGCCTGCACCATGCTCGGTATTCTGGGAGTTCTCCCGGCAAAACAGGTTTACGCAGGTCTTTCCAACTCCACAGTCGTACTCTTCGGCGGCATGTTCGTTATCGGCGCTGCTATGTTCAAGACTGGCCTTGCTGAAGCAATCGGCATCGCAGTCGTTAAGAAGGCAGGCACAGGAGAAATCCGTCTGATGGGCGCTATCATGCTCGTTACGATCATCCTGTCTTCCGTTTCCTCCAACACCGGTACTGTTGCGTGCCTGATGCCAGTTATCGTCGGCATCTGCCAGGCAGCTAAAATCCCGGCTTCCAAGGAATTGATGCCTCTGGCAATTGCTGCTAACGTCGGCGGCACCATCACCATGATTGGTACTCCGCCAAACGTCATCGTTACCGGCGCACTGTCCGCAGCAGGACTTCCGACCTTCGGATTCTTCGAATTCGCATACATCGGCATTCCGCTGTCCGCTATCATTTTCTTCTGGACACTCTTCGTAGGCCGTCACTTCCTGCCAGACAAATCTGCAGGTGCTATGGACGAAGAAGCAGTCAAGGCTGCTAAAGAAGAAGCAGGCGCAGGCGATGACAATGCTCCAAAGAGCAAAACAAAAATGTGGATTTCCGGTCTCATCCTGATTGGCGTCGTACTCGCTATGGCTCTGGAACTCCCGACACTTCCGCTGCAGACTGCTGCCGTTACCGGCGCAATCCTCTGCGTCATCACTGGATGCCTCAAGGAAAAAGAAGCTTACGCTGGTATTGACTGGGTAACAATCTTTCTGTTCGCTGGTATGCTTTCCGTTGCAACCGCTATGGAAAAGACCGGCGCAGGCAAGCTGATCGCTGACACCGTTGTCAACATGATGGGTGACAATCCGAACCCGTACGTCCTGACCGCTGTACTGTTCCTGATCTCCAACGTTCTGACACAGTTCATGTCCAACACTGCATCCGCAGCACTGCTTGCACCAATCGGTATTTCCATCGCTCAGTCTATCGGCTGCGATCCGAAACCGGTTCTGATGGCTCTTGGTATTGCAGCTTCCATGGCATTCGCAACACCAATGGCTACTCCGCCAAACACTCTGGTCCTCGGACCTGGCGGATTCTCCTTCAACGATTATGTCAAAGTCGGCGTTCCGATGTGCCTGATCTCCTGGATCGCGTGCGTCATCATTATCCCGATTTTCTGGCCATTCCATTAA
- a CDS encoding OadG family protein, which yields METPGPLSICITNMVIVFAVLIFLAFVIQLIHVVDPTKNKKK from the coding sequence ATGGAAACTCCGGGCCCACTTTCAATTTGTATTACCAACATGGTTATTGTATTTGCCGTACTGATTTTCCTGGCATTCGTTATTCAGCTCATCCACGTTGTGGATCCGACCAAGAATAAGAAAAAATAA
- a CDS encoding sodium ion-translocating decarboxylase subunit beta, which translates to MDGFMRALVSVWTDSGFAALTWENVVMILVGLVLLYLAIAKEYEPLLLLPIAFGDIMANFPNTGFETDMGVMMAIGFGIKYEIFPPLIFMGVGAMTDFGPLIANPKTVLLGAAAQIGVFVALAGAMMLGFNVQEAASIGIIGGADGPTAIYLTTKLAPHLLGAIAVAAYSYMSLVPLIQPPIMKLCTTKAQRSIKMVNLRPVTHFEKVAFPIVVAIVVSLLLPPVAALMGCLCLGNLFEVSGVTARLSDTAQNALCNIVTIFLATGTGLTMTGDKFLRIQTIEIIVLGLIAFAAGTAGGVLFGQIMRIASGNKVNPLIGSAGVSAVPMAARVSQVVGLKDNPSNYLLMQAMGPNVAGVIGTAVAAGTMLAQFGG; encoded by the coding sequence ATGGATGGCTTTATGAGAGCACTCGTTTCCGTATGGACAGACTCCGGCTTTGCCGCTCTGACCTGGGAAAACGTGGTTATGATTCTGGTAGGACTTGTCCTGCTGTACCTGGCAATCGCAAAAGAATATGAACCTCTTCTGCTTCTGCCAATCGCATTCGGCGATATTATGGCTAACTTCCCGAACACCGGCTTTGAAACCGATATGGGCGTTATGATGGCCATTGGATTTGGTATTAAGTATGAAATTTTCCCGCCGCTGATTTTCATGGGCGTAGGTGCCATGACGGACTTTGGTCCGCTTATCGCTAACCCGAAGACGGTTCTTCTGGGCGCAGCTGCTCAGATCGGCGTATTCGTCGCTCTGGCCGGCGCTATGATGCTCGGCTTCAACGTTCAGGAAGCAGCTTCCATCGGTATCATCGGTGGTGCTGACGGCCCGACCGCTATTTACCTGACAACTAAACTGGCTCCACACCTCTTGGGTGCTATCGCAGTTGCCGCTTACTCTTACATGTCCCTGGTTCCGCTGATTCAGCCGCCAATCATGAAGCTCTGCACCACAAAAGCGCAGCGCTCCATTAAGATGGTCAACCTTCGTCCTGTAACTCACTTCGAAAAGGTTGCTTTCCCGATCGTCGTAGCAATCGTCGTTTCCCTGCTTCTGCCGCCAGTAGCAGCCCTGATGGGATGCCTCTGCCTTGGCAACCTGTTTGAAGTTTCCGGTGTTACCGCTCGTCTGTCCGATACCGCTCAGAACGCACTGTGCAACATCGTTACCATTTTCCTTGCAACCGGCACAGGCCTGACCATGACCGGCGACAAGTTCCTTCGTATCCAGACCATCGAAATCATCGTTCTCGGCCTGATCGCATTCGCAGCTGGCACCGCTGGCGGCGTCCTCTTCGGTCAGATCATGAGAATCGCATCTGGCAACAAGGTAAACCCGCTGATCGGTTCCGCGGGCGTATCTGCAGTTCCGATGGCAGCTCGTGTATCTCAGGTTGTAGGTCTGAAAGACAACCCGTCCAACTACCTGCTGATGCAGGCAATGGGCCCGAACGTAGCAGGCGTTATCGGTACTGCAGTTGCTGCAGGCACCATGCTGGCTCAGTTCGGAGGCTGA